A single Arachidicoccus sp. BS20 DNA region contains:
- a CDS encoding N-acetylmuramoyl-L-alanine amidase, translating into MKKTLIPLSIVVMITASCARKTVPGKVEQLKAERQAAMQAKSSTAMAEKKNKKHTEKKRVTMQKPDTTAFRPIVVRDSTKYFDSSYANYTYETMAQTYADTIAQNPELNDPSLHYAKDFVGSVNFNMRKPNFVIIHHTSQNSVDETLRTFTLERTEVSANYVIGRDGSIYHMVNDYLRAWQAGAGKWGNITDMNSCSVGIELDNDGYAPFTDAQINSLVAVLTSLKKRFGIPAANFIGHEDWAPTRKNDPNVHFPWKLMASKGFGLWWGDTTNIQVPQDFSEIMALRIIGYDVRDAGRAVIAFRRHFCGVESTQKGLSPAERKILYCLYTKYMY; encoded by the coding sequence ATGAAAAAAACACTTATTCCTTTAAGCATTGTAGTAATGATTACGGCAAGTTGCGCACGTAAAACTGTTCCGGGTAAAGTAGAGCAATTGAAAGCCGAAAGGCAAGCGGCAATGCAAGCCAAAAGCTCAACAGCTATGGCAGAAAAAAAGAATAAAAAGCACACAGAAAAAAAGCGTGTAACGATGCAAAAGCCTGATACGACAGCGTTTCGTCCCATAGTAGTGCGAGACAGTACAAAGTATTTTGATTCGTCTTATGCCAATTATACTTACGAAACCATGGCGCAGACTTACGCCGATACCATTGCGCAAAATCCGGAACTAAACGACCCTTCGCTGCATTATGCAAAGGATTTTGTCGGCTCTGTCAATTTTAATATGCGCAAGCCAAACTTCGTTATCATTCATCATACCTCACAAAATTCGGTTGATGAAACGCTGCGAACATTCACTTTGGAGAGAACGGAGGTAAGCGCCAATTATGTGATTGGACGCGACGGTTCTATTTACCACATGGTCAATGACTATTTGCGTGCATGGCAAGCCGGTGCAGGAAAATGGGGGAATATTACCGATATGAACTCATGTTCCGTAGGCATTGAACTGGACAATGACGGTTATGCGCCGTTTACCGATGCGCAAATCAATAGTTTGGTTGCCGTACTTACCAGTCTGAAAAAAAGATTTGGTATTCCCGCTGCCAACTTCATTGGTCATGAAGATTGGGCGCCCACAAGAAAGAACGACCCGAATGTGCATTTTCCCTGGAAACTGATGGCTTCTAAAGGCTTCGGGCTTTGGTGGGGCGATACAACAAACATACAAGTACCGCAGGATTTTAGCGAAATCATGGCATTGCGCATCATTGGTTACGATGTGCGCGATGCGGGTCGTGCAGTCATTGCTTTCCGCAGGCATTTTTGCGGCGTAGAATCCACGCAAAAAGGCTTGTCGCCTGCCGAAAGAAAAATTTTATACTGCCTGTACACGAAGTATATGTATTAA
- a CDS encoding O-methyltransferase: MSHELINSLVEKYAEQITSSEDELLQRINEETYTSHAQPHMLSGHVQGRVLSFLSQMMKPKYILEIGTFTGYSALCLAEGLHENGELHTIELREEDVLLSQKNFDKSIYKNKIHLHKGNALEIIPTLKHKWDLVFIDADKRNYINYYELVLEQLNDDGIILADNVLFHGQILEEKIKGKSAIAIEQFNRYVAADVRTEQVLLTVRDGLLLIKKKK; encoded by the coding sequence ATGAGCCATGAACTAATAAATTCGTTAGTCGAAAAATATGCAGAACAAATCACTTCTTCGGAAGATGAATTACTGCAACGCATAAATGAAGAAACATACACTTCGCACGCGCAGCCGCATATGTTGAGCGGTCATGTGCAGGGAAGAGTTTTATCATTCCTCAGCCAAATGATGAAGCCAAAGTATATTTTAGAAATAGGAACATTTACAGGTTACAGCGCGCTTTGTTTGGCAGAAGGCTTGCATGAAAACGGCGAACTTCATACCATAGAACTTCGCGAAGAAGATGTGCTGCTTTCGCAAAAAAATTTCGACAAAAGCATTTATAAAAATAAAATACATTTGCACAAGGGAAATGCCCTGGAAATAATACCAACGCTGAAACACAAGTGGGACTTGGTTTTCATAGATGCGGACAAAAGGAATTACATTAATTATTACGAATTGGTTTTGGAACAATTGAACGACGACGGAATAATTTTAGCAGACAATGTATTGTTTCACGGGCAAATTCTTGAAGAGAAAATTAAAGGCAAAAGTGCCATTGCAATTGAACAATTCAATCGTTATGTCGCAGCGGATGTGCGAACCGAACAAGTTTTGCTTACCGTAAGAGACGGCTTATTACTCATTAAAAAGAAAAAATAA
- a CDS encoding glucosaminidase domain-containing protein, which produces MRKTVLLLSLVTLCSSAFAQSDKVNAYINRFKNIAMEEMIRTGVPASITLAQGILESGCGQSELAKASNNHFGIKCKTEWTGPKTYHDDDRRQECFRVYATPEDSYRDHSDFLKNRPYYTNLFTLDPRDYKDWAYGLKKDGYATEKDYPTNLIRIIETYHLESYSDLALAKKNNSNADNYAINNTPQSNDADMNVSASVKSSNVAIPVQSETPKMRVAQTTVALPSYPASPFFINNTKVIYAPKGSSLLALASKFRLDYNKLLKLNDLKDENILSEGQLIYLQKKSSKGNKDFHVTTYGETLKDISDKEAVELKKLVEYNHISSDAKLAEGQKVALKNKIDNTLQTIEE; this is translated from the coding sequence ATGCGCAAAACAGTTTTGCTTTTATCACTTGTAACGCTGTGTTCATCGGCGTTTGCGCAGTCAGATAAAGTAAATGCCTACATCAACCGTTTTAAAAATATTGCGATGGAAGAAATGATTCGCACAGGCGTTCCGGCTTCCATTACGCTGGCGCAGGGCATTTTGGAATCGGGCTGCGGACAAAGCGAACTGGCAAAAGCATCCAACAATCATTTTGGTATTAAATGTAAAACCGAATGGACGGGACCGAAAACTTATCACGACGATGACAGACGACAGGAATGTTTTCGTGTATATGCAACACCCGAAGATTCTTACCGCGACCATTCCGATTTTTTAAAGAACCGCCCATACTATACCAATTTGTTTACACTTGACCCGCGCGATTATAAAGATTGGGCGTATGGTTTGAAGAAAGACGGTTATGCAACGGAAAAAGATTATCCCACAAATCTCATCCGCATCATCGAAACCTATCATCTCGAAAGTTATTCCGATTTGGCTTTGGCTAAGAAGAATAATTCAAACGCAGATAATTATGCAATAAATAATACACCGCAATCCAACGATGCCGACATGAATGTATCAGCTTCCGTAAAATCGTCGAATGTTGCGATTCCCGTCCAATCAGAAACGCCGAAAATGCGCGTAGCGCAAACAACTGTTGCATTGCCAAGCTATCCGGCTTCGCCGTTTTTCATTAACAATACTAAGGTAATATATGCTCCGAAAGGCTCATCGTTACTGGCTTTAGCGTCGAAGTTCAGGCTTGACTATAATAAGCTTCTTAAGTTAAACGATTTGAAAGACGAAAACATTTTGTCCGAAGGACAATTGATTTATCTGCAAAAAAAATCAAGTAAAGGCAATAAAGATTTTCATGTAACAACTTACGGAGAAACGCTAAAAGATATTTCCGATAAAGAAGCCGTCGAACTGAAAAAATTAGTTGAATACAATCATATTTCGTCCGATGCAAAGTTGGCGGAAGGGCAAAAAGTCGCTTTGAAAAACAAGATTGATAATACTTTGCAGACGATTGAAGAATAA
- the hpt gene encoding hypoxanthine phosphoribosyltransferase, whose amino-acid sequence MKNKLSFTHHKAKNSMITIFDKNFVPYISEAEIKKRIKEVAAQIVNDYKGLRPLFVAILNGSFMFAADLFKELDMEAEISFIKLASYKGTTSTGNVLTAIGLDADIHDRHVVIIEDIIDTGRTLNAFIPTLYHSQPKSVKLVALLHKPEAAIHPIKIDYLCFTIPNKFVVGYGLDFDGLGRNIKEIYQIVEQ is encoded by the coding sequence TTGAAGAATAAATTATCATTCACACATCATAAAGCCAAAAATTCCATGATTACCATCTTCGACAAAAACTTTGTTCCCTATATTTCCGAAGCCGAGATAAAGAAAAGAATCAAAGAAGTTGCCGCGCAAATTGTTAATGATTACAAAGGTTTAAGACCCTTATTTGTCGCCATTCTAAACGGCTCATTCATGTTTGCCGCCGACCTGTTTAAAGAGCTTGATATGGAAGCAGAAATTTCTTTTATCAAGCTCGCATCATACAAAGGCACCACATCTACGGGAAATGTTTTAACTGCAATCGGTTTGGATGCCGACATTCACGACCGGCACGTAGTGATTATCGAAGATATTATAGATACCGGAAGAACGCTCAACGCTTTTATTCCTACGCTGTACCATTCTCAACCGAAATCGGTAAAACTGGTAGCGCTTTTACACAAGCCGGAAGCGGCTATTCATCCAATAAAAATCGATTATCTCTGTTTTACCATTCCCAACAAATTTGTGGTTGGTTACGGTTTGGATTTTGACGGACTGGGCAGAAATATCAAAGAGATTTATCAGATTGTAGAACAATAA